From the genome of Nicotiana tabacum cultivar K326 chromosome 17, ASM71507v2, whole genome shotgun sequence:
GTACAACTCCGAAAATCAGGCCATCATCATGATCAATCACATTGAGCTAACTGTTAACCAGACGCAGAATCTTATTCATCTTCTCTTCTTCCTTGATTGTCAGGTTCATGGTTCCCTGCCACACTTCCTTCCGGTACACCAACCACGCCATTTTTTGCATTGGATTGCCCATTAGCATCTGAAGGCTGCTTTGAAGCTGGAGTAACATTTTCTCCAACACCAACATCCTTTGCAGGATTACTGGATTGCACCCACATAAGCTGCAGAATTTGGCCTTGCCAGGATTTACCATTCAGAAATGCTCTTTCAGCAGAACAACGTGATCGGAAAGATATCTTAGCAGATGTATTTTGCACCTCTGAGCCATTATTACAATCTTGAGGTTCCAAATCTTCCAGCTCAACAGAAGGAGGATCACCAAAAGTAGAAAAGTGCTCCTTCAGGACGTCAAcctaaaaatagaaaattatttACAATATATAAATGAGAATACAGGAACCACAGCAAATGAATCTACAAATTATCCTGAACCATGTACTAGACAAAGGGGATAAAACACATCCAATTACCAGAAAAACAAAGATGTGAAAATATGTGAACAAACAATAGCCCCATGTGCTCTTGCTTTAGTCATGTGAGTTATGAGTccattaaaaacaaattaaaactattaatttttaaagattgaaAACCATCAACCGAACACACCTCATTCCAAGAAGCACAAGGCTGTAGCAGAGACATGCATAGTTTTACACCCTTACAGCTTTGCTTTGGAAGAGTCAGCAAATCCATAAATGTGTGGAATGAATAAATTCTTGCTGATATTACAAATTTCAAGTTTAAAACGGGAAAGAACATGTCAGGGAAAAGGCATAACAGCATAAGGAAAACGAAGAAAGAAATATCCGCATTCTTTTTCTCTTGTGAAAGAATCTCTTACAAATAGCAATTATCTGAAGTGAGTTAGAGAGATTACGTTTGCCAGAGCACTTGGTAGAGGCGGAAGGATCTTGAATGCGGTGGGCCGGTTATCTAGTTTGTATCTATTTAAGATAAAAGGTGCGCCCTGCGTTGCAACAGTCGAAGATGATTTTGAACAATTGGGTTCGGCATTCTCTGTAGATCTGCTACTATCTGGTGTTGCTTCAGATGGTGGTGATAACACAGTGTTACTAGGTTCTACGGGGCTTGAATTTTCCACTTTACCGGAGTTGGAAACTGTTCCTCCTCCCTTTGGTTTGTTCATAGCCTGATCTGGCGCTGCTTCATCTTTCACACCCACAGCCTGCATAACAAAGGACACAGAAGAACAGAGGGTTTCAATTGCCAGTTGCTTTTACAATAAAGAAGTTATATTTACAACAACTACTAAGGGAATCCAAAGCAAGTTGGGATCTGACTATATGAATCTTCACGGACTGTGTAGCTCCATTTAAACTCATTTCGGACCAATATtaaccaaaaaaggaaaaaaaaaaaagaacagatcAATGAAGTTGTATCGCCATACACTGGGAGGTAAACAAATAAACTACCGCAGATATAAGAAATTTGAAGTTACACAAGCAATTACTTTTTTTGGAAGATAAATAACAGCGAAATTCTGCAGCCAAATTGATCCCCAAATATTTCCATTTCTAATCTAACTTAACAATGAGGAACCAAATCAGACAACACCAGCAAAAATGCGGCTGAGAATAGCATATAATGGTATATTTTTAAGTTCACAAGACGAGCATAAAAAGTAAAGCAGCCGCCGTTGCGAGATTATAAGCttaaataattataattattatttttgatattaAGAAGAGGACATTACTTGCTTCTCAAGTTTATCCAACTTGCGTCGGAACTCATTACGCTTTTGCTCAAGCATCTCCTGCTTCTTGCGCATTTCTTCCTTCAGAAGTTCTAAAGTTTCCAGTTTTTTCTTCAAAGGTGGTGTAGTTTTGAGACCATTCTGAGCCACGGGCTTGGGCAGATCAGAGGTTGCTAACGGAGCAACAGTACCATGTTCAGCAGTTTTTCGGGCTACAGTCTGCAGATTGTCTTTCCTTTTATGAGGAACCAATAGATGGGGTGGAACCGTACTGGGTGTCCCACCGCGGGGAGCTAATGGAAAATTACTACTACCACTTGCTCCATTATCCATAATGCGATCCCTGTTTGCCCAGAAAAGCTTTATAAAGCGGTTGCCCATCACAGCATCTGGTGCTTTTAAAGCAGCCTCAGCTTCTTCCCTCTTAGAAAATTGAACAAAAGCTCGTTCACCATTCATCGGGATGTAAATGTCGATAACCTCCCCGAATTTTTGAAAATGTGAAAGAAGAGCTTCTGGTTTGTTGTCTTTCTGTGGAATCCCACTTACAAATAAAGTACGGAGTGCCTTTTGAGATGGTTTTCGCATATTGCGTCCAGAACTACTTTGGGGCTCTGAAGTTGAGTCCATCATTTGCGGGTCTATGGTATCTACATTTGTTTGCTTACCATGACGGTTTACACCCTGAATGCTTTGAGATCGTGAAGCTGCACCAGCATCTCTATTTAGACGCTTAAGTTTAAAGCCATCACAAAGCGCAACCTGATCCTGATCAGAGGAGTCTGCATCCAACATCATCCCCGCATCATCAATTTTAGACCGATTTATATCCAAGAGTGCTACTGAATTTTCAGGATGATCATTTGACCATAAAGGCTGATCAGGATCATAGAAATCAGCTCCCCCAGCCACAGAACCACCACCAAAAGTATCAGTCAAACCTAATCCATTGTCAATCACTGGAGGGTTGATACTTTTGTTATGAAAAGCTTTATTAGCCAATGAGCTTGAGGGGCCTATTGCAGGTAAAGATCCTTGTGCAGTAACTGGTCCCAGCATATGAGCACCGGGAAGTGAAACAGGAAGATTAAACTTAGAAAGGCTCTGCAATTTGGAAAACAAAAAGTCAGAATCAATGTGCCTAAGGACATAGAATTTAATGAACAAGATAAATACAAATATTTGTCAGCTGAGACGCCTACCTGAACATCTTCAACAATGATGCGATTTACTCCATGCTCCAGAGGGCACATATCTCCTCTTAGGCAAAAACCACGCTCCTCAAAGTCTCTACACCTTTGCCTTGGAATGCCCATACTCATGGCAGGGTTCAAGGACGTTCTAAGCGTTCCCTGTAAACCAAGGGTATGAAGTGTATCAAGACCACCATTGGGAATTCCTGGAACTATTCCAAACGCATTCCAAGGCGCACCCTGTCCACTGGAAACATTTTGCGGCCCCATTCCAGTATAAAGAAGAGGATTAATAGGGCCTTGTGGAACAAATTGAGACGCAACATCAATAGTGCTGAACCTAGATTCACACGGACCCCAAGCACCAGATTCTCTTCCTCGACCCCTACCAGGACCAGCATGACCAGACAGGGACTGATTTAGCCTCATCATCTGATACGAATCTGAAGGTGTCCTGGAAAAAGAACCCATTCCTCGTCTTTTCCCAAACCTAGTATCACTCGAGTGAGAATCTCCTTCCTGGTAAGGATGTCCATTTTCAAACGGCTTGTTCCGTTTCCTGAATGGTCTCCTTAAAGCTGGTTCAAGAGCCTCTGTCTCTGTAGATTGTGAACGTGTATCCTTTCTACGATGTTTATGATTACGATCATCGTCATCGTCTTCACTAATTTCTTTCTCCTCGGGATCACTATTGCAATCAGAAGTTGAAAATACTGGCTTTGGAGATGAAACTTTAAGCTCCATGAGTCGACAACCTTGCTTATATAGAAACTTTTACCTCATCTACATGAGATAATCAAACTAGTTCGATTGCCATCATCACCTACAAAGTTACTACTGCCTGAAAAGGGGGATCAACAAAAGGGAAGGTATAAATAATTGCAGTTCACTCTGAAAATGAGAAGAtgtatttcataattccatgaAGGCACAGAAGATACAAGTAGGACTTTCCTGCATCAGGAACTAGTTCGCTTGAACCACATGAAACCTATAGAAGTTTCTTCCTACTTCATCCAAACAATCTGGAGAAGAGGATAACCCAGAAAAAGAGTAATCAAACATACCCCAAATGACATGACATTGAGCTTCTTCGAGCTGTAGAAGCTACTAATGACACTACCAGATATCATGTGATACCTGATGCATGTGCATAGTTTCAAGAAACTATCACATGACATCCATCTAACAAAGATAATGATGCAACCAGCTATCATGCTATACCTGATGCACGAGCATAGTTTTAAGAAACTATCACGACATCCATCTAAAAAGAAAATGACACAATCAGCTATCAAGCGATACCTGATGCATGTGCATAGTTCAAAAAAACTGTCAAAGGACATCCATATAACTGAATGCACGACTTGCAAGTTCGATTCAAAGAACTAATGAATGTTTTCTTCCTAGGCAAGAATACCAAGGTAGACATGATATTCATAAATTATGGCAGCTTTCTTTCAGCATGAGGACAGAAACATTTAGTCTTCAGTCATTAGCAGTTACCTGAATGTTAAACATATTGAAGTTTTGGCCATTCAAAGATGTTGAATTATATACCCAGATCATGCTCAGAGCACCACGTCAAAAAGAAAGCATATCGAGACAAATTTGGCAAGTGTGCCTAAGCCACATATCACCTGCTAGACCAAAGCCCTGGGGGCATCCTCAACAATCATATATATCTTCAAAATACTTTGCACGTAGAGTTTTAAAACTGTTGAAACAACATAAATCGTTGGATAGAACATGCTaagattttctcttttaatttttttattactaTATCAGAGAAGCTTGAAGCCAATGCTGCTTATGGGATTTGAACTCTCTTCCCACATGGTGGAAGGTGAGGGTGTTCAGCTAGTTAGCTAACTCAATCCCCAATATGAGCTACAATGGTTACACCCACTACACCGCAGTTTTCTAACTCATTTTGACATGTCTTTATCCAATCCAATAGAATCATTGTTTCATGGACCTCCCAATGATTGCACACAGCTCAATCAATTCAATAGTGAGTACAGTAATCAAATTATTATTCATAATGGGACAGGCATATAATTCCAGACCACGACATTAGCAGCCAATAATACAGTTAAAATGGAATATGCTACCTTCTCAAAAAAATGAATCAAGTACAAAATACCCTAAATTACGTCCTGCTGTGTATCAAACCATGTTTTTCTGGCAAAGCTTATAAAACTCTAAGAAAGATAAAGTTGTGCTAATACTTTTGTCATTCAGCACTCGACAATTAAAATTAGCTAAACAAATAGAATAGTTCCACCTTGCACCTTTAGCTCATTTACCAGCACACTGGTGAGTTTGGGATTGAAACATAATAGTTATTGTTGCATTGGATAATACTGGATTTTTTCCTAAATTGTTTCAGCATCCAAATACCACGAGTTGGTGGAAGTAATGTACTGGCAATCAAGTCATTGTATTTTAGGAACCTAGACACGTTAACACACGGCACATTCGTGGAATCCTGGGAAGGCGCGTGAAAACTCCTGGCCTAATATGTGCAAACATCAAGCTTGGTGTCGACTAATGATAAACGCGACAAACCAAGCCAATCGAAAAAGGCATAAAATGCCAATTAAATCATTTGCAGATGAgccaaaaaaatatgttttttttgtgtgtgtgtgtgtgtgtgtgtgtgtggtggtggttggggggggggggggggtatatcCTTTGGCGAAAAACGTAGTGGCAGCAAGCTCTTTAAAATGAACCAGCTCTAATCATTCCAGTCTTAAGTATCAAAATACTAAAAACGAGTAAGGATAAAAATCAATCACTAAATCGAATGCAATACAATCACCCAATAGCTAAGCTCAATTACGATTACTTATCAAATTAATAAAAGAATAGCAAGCTGGATTACAATATCTAAGCtccaaatataataaattaatgaAGAAGAGAAAAGATAAAAGAACCGAACCTCTAAAAATGAGCCTTTTAGGGTTCCGATTAACCGGTCTGAATTTCAAGAAGTTGTATACATCGCCGGTGAGATACTTCGTGTGGCTTTAATAATGGCCGCAATATATTTATGTATCTGTTATTATTTCTGTCTCCCTTTTTTAATTATTCTGCCTTCTTCTTCGTGTTCTCGTATGATACTCTGAGAAAGAGGGTTTTGGCAGAGGGATtaataaaaattagaaaactaTGGTCACAGTACAACCCCCCTATGTTTTCTTCATTTGCAAAATAGTGACAGTAATATATTgtgttttgttataaaataaagatagTAAAGTAAacacaagtatagagagaaactgatatattattcaaacttcaaacttatgtacataatgaaccgAAAACTCCTCTATAAAgtaagcagctgcgaggcttttctttagctgcttgtaagctatctgcatgagctgcttgcaacctacctgtttaataagaagatgctgcaaatcatttcattgagctgcttgcaacctgcctgcatcagctgcttgtagataaatttcaacagagtactaaatggataattttcttcaggaagattatctatagcggagtaataaatggacatccacaatataattattttcataacactctcccttggatgttcattaaaaaggtattgtgcctcgttaaaaccttactaggaaaaaactctgtgggaaaaaatcttagtgaaggaaaaatagtacacatatttaataatacgcattgctagctgcctcattaaaaaccttataaggaaaaccctgtgggaaaaaaccttaataaggaaaaaagagtacatcgcgtattttactacccctgatgaaaaccttgtttcaaatatttaagtctccgcattccaatattgtataccatcttcgaaaaagttgaagttggtaaagatttggtgaataaatctgccggattgtcacttgaacggatttgttgcacatcaatgtcaccatttttctgaagatcgtgtgtgtagaataattttggtgaaatgtgcttcgttctatctccttttataaatcctcccttcaattgggctatgcatgcagcattgtcttcgtataaaattgtgggtcttttctcacattccaaaccacatttttctcgaataaaatgaattattgatctcaaccatacgcattccctacttgcttcatgaatagctattatttcagcatgatttgaagaagtagcaacaatagattgttttgtggagcgccatgatatgatagtacctccacatgtaaacacgtacccggtttgagatctagctttatggggatcagataaataacctgcatctgcataaccaataagatctgcactatctttgttagcataaaacaaacccatatcaagagttccctttaaatatcgcaatatatgcttaatcccgttccaatgtctccgtgtaggagaagagctatatcttgctagtaaattaacagaaaatgctatgtcaggccttgtagcattagcaagatacataagtgcaccaattgcactgagatagggtgtttcaggacctaggagttcctcatcctcttctggaggtcggaacgggtccttattcacttcaagtgatcgaacaaccattggtgtactcaatgggtgtgctttgtccatgtaaaagcgttttaagaccctttctgtataggcagattgatggataaagatcccgtctgctaaatgttcaatttgcagaccaagacaaagttttgtcttcccaagatctttcatctcaaattctttcttaagatattcaattgccctTTGGAACTCTTCtgaagttccaacaagatttatgtcatcaacataaacagcaagtataacaaattctgaagccattttctttataaaaatacatggacaaataacatcatttatgtaaccctctttcagcaaatattcactgaggcgattataccacatgcgcccagattgctttaaaccgtacaaagatctttgtaatctgattgagtacattttccgagattttgaatatgcttcaggtattttaaatccttcagggattttcatgtaaatttcattatcaagtcacccgtacagataagctgtaaccacatccattagatgtatctcgagcctttcacgtaaggctaaactgatgagatatcgaaatgttatggcatccataacgggtgaatatgtttcttcataatcgactccaggtcgttgtgagaatccttgtgcgacaaggcgagccttgtatctttcaacttcattttgctcattcctttttcgcacaaaaacccatttatgaccaactggttttataccagcaggtgtttggactactggtccaaagacctctcttttagcaagtgtgttcaattctgattgaattgccccttaccattttggccaatcagatctttgttgacattcttcaacagatcggggttcaaaatcctcactatcttgcataatgttaagtgcaacattatatgcaaaaatattatccaccactatttcagatcgatttaaattaatctcatcaccagtagaacttattaaaagttcttcgctcacttgagtctcgggtttattgatttcttcaggaatctcataactaatcagatattgggtctcttcaggagatcccttcataatatcattttgatcatttgtcgattttctttttctaggatttcgatccttagaacctataggcctaccacgcttcaggcgtgctttaggttcactagctctcatgctaatagatggtcctgctgggacatcaattcgaataggcacattctctgcagggatatgtgacttagttatccttttcaaatcagtaaaagCGTCtagcatttgatttgctatattctgtaaatgaatgatcttctggacctcctgattacatataggggtacgtggatcaaagtgagataatgatgaaacttttcacacaatttctcttttgatttcctttttctctccccctaattgtgggaaatttgtttcatcaaatcgacaatctgcaaatcgagtagtaaataaatctcccgtcaatagttcaagatagcgaataatagagggtgattcaaacccaatatatattcctaaccttctttgggggcacatcttactgcgctgtggtggtgctactggcacatccaaaaatttgtagatgggcaatatttggttcatgaccaaaaactaattgtgacggataatatttattataatgtgtcggtctgagacggataagtgatgctgcgtgcaagatagcatggccccaaacagtaatgggcaattttattttcataagtaatGGTCTTTCTATCAATTGCAGTCGTTTAATAagtgactctgcaaggccattttgagtatgaacataagctaccggatgttcaacttttatcccaactgatagacaataatcatcaaaagcttgagatgagaattctccagcattatcaaggcgaatagcctttataggataatctgggaattgtgcccttaatcgaattatttgggctaataactttgcaaacgtcaggttgcgagatgatagtaggcaaacatgagaccatcttgaagatgcatctattaagaccataaaatatctaaacagcccacttggtgggtgaataggtccacatatatccccatgtatacgttctaaaaaggtaggggactcaatgccaaccttcattggtgatggtctagtgatcattttgccttgataacaagcatcacaagaaaattcatcatttgtaagaattttcaggttctttaatggatgcccactcgaattttcagtaattcgtctcattattattgatccaggatagcccaaacggccatgccaaagcacaaaagtatttgaatcagaaaacttctggtttacgatagagtgtgtttcaactgtactaatctttgaataatataagccagaagataaagttggtaacttttctacaatgcatttctggccagaaatattctttgtaatacaaagatattccacattcatttcatctattgtctcaacatgatatccatttcggcggatatctataaaactcaacaagtttcttcgggacttggaggagtacAATGCATTatcgataataagttttgttcccttagacagaaatacaatagctcttccggagccttcaatcaaacttatattaccagaaattgtagaaacatttattttttccttatgcaaataagaaaagtatttctgatctttgaatatggcatgagttgtccCACTATCaactacacaaatatcttcatgattggcctttgatccaaacataatttgaggattatccatattcttcaaaatgacataaacaaaataaatatgatagtaaatattattatcaaagcataacttttatttatgtacaataattacataaccatactatctactacaaattaaaatatttacatctctacagattcactaccgatcacatgacttatttctccttctgggagtgcaaagtaatcagctacatccaaatgcatgaagtctaaattatcttcagaaataaaatttgcttcagcatttttctctgtcttcttcagggaagcttgatatagctcaaccaggtgctttggcatacggcatgtacgtgaccagtgcccttttcctccacatctatagcatgtattttctggctttgctgcttgcaccgcttcatgcttttgttccttccttttccactgctggtggtgaggagggttctttggtgtattattattaccacgattagagtttcctccccgatcacggccatgaccacgactggggccatgTCCTCTTCCatgtttagcttggtggaagttcgtctcattcacttcggggaatggacaagaaccagtaggtcgactttcatgattttttattaatagcccattatgttgctcggctacaagaagatgtgagataagttcagaatactttttaaatcccatctctcgatattgctactgcaggagcatattcgaggcataaaaagtggtgaaagttttctccaacatatcatgatcagtaatattatcaccatatagtttcaattgggaaataattctgaacatagcagaattatactcactgatagatttaaaatcttgtaaccttagatgagtccaatcataacgtgcctgtggaagaacgaccatcttcaggtggtcatatctctCTTTCAAATtactccacagtatgactggatctttaacagtaagatatttcattttcaggccctcatcaaggtgatggcgtatgaatatcattgctttggtacagtcttggtttgatgcctgatttttatctttgatggtgtctgccagacccattgcatcaagatgaatttcggtatcaagcacccaagacatgtagcttttgcccgatatatccagggctataAACTcgagtttagaaagatttgacattatttagaaaaagaaagttcgtacctcttatactttcaaagtatttgctcgagatggcagagtctcgtgctgataacgtgttataaaataaagacagtaaagtaaagacaagtatagagagaaactgatatattattcaaacttcaaacttatgtacataatgaactgaagactcctctatttatagaagaaaggaagcagctgcgaggcttttctttagctgcttgtaagctgtctgcatgagctgcttgcaacctgcctgtttaataagaagctgctgcaaatcatttcattgagctgcttgcaacctgcctgcatcagctgcttgtagataaacttcaacagagtactaaatggataattttcttcaggaagattatctatagcggagtaataaatggacatccacaatataattattttcataacatgtTTATAATAATCTCTTATTATTGAGTTTTTGGCCAAAATTATGCTTTTGTcatttaaatataattttgagTACCAATTGTCCTCTAATTTTGCAAAAGTTGAGTGTCTTTGGTCCAAGTAACAGAAAACACAATATATGTTTGAAAAACTAGCAACAACATGTGATCTGCACGTGATACATTTCACCTCCAAAATCTAAATCAGTTCATCGCCCTCTTCTTTCAAGAATTGTTTGGCTGAAATTACAACTTCCACAGTTTCGCTAGATTCAAACAAAACCCAGATCGCGGGCAAGACCGAGATAGAATAATAGCTTCAGCAGAACAATGCTTTAAAGTTCAAACTCAAAAAAACATGATGGGATAATTACGGTGCTTGCATCCAGTGGAAAAGGTCAACTAGGAGGATGTATAATGGTGGTCAACGCATTAAAAAAGCTTTATATTTTCGATTGCTACATTTAAGTATCACTATATAAACTTACtagattttgattttctttcatctGCTTGCATTTTGAAAAGCATTGCTATAttcaattgaagaagaaaacaccAATTGTCAGAAAAATAATCAGAAAATTTTACCAATGCAGCATAGAAAATGTTAGATGCCGGAGGCAGTGGACCTTGTTCCGTTTAGCTCCGACGACATGGTTAGAAGCATTGCTTGAATCCGAGACTTACAGCAATGTCGTTCTTAACCATTCCTCCCCATTTTACACTCAACCAATAAACCACCGCTCCACCCAGTG
Proteins encoded in this window:
- the LOC107768815 gene encoding zinc finger CCCH domain-containing protein 41, whose translation is MELKVSSPKPVFSTSDCNSDPEEKEISEDDDDDRNHKHRRKDTRSQSTETEALEPALRRPFRKRNKPFENGHPYQEGDSHSSDTRFGKRRGMGSFSRTPSDSYQMMRLNQSLSGHAGPGRGRGRESGAWGPCESRFSTIDVASQFVPQGPINPLLYTGMGPQNVSSGQGAPWNAFGIVPGIPNGGLDTLHTLGLQGTLRTSLNPAMSMGIPRQRCRDFEERGFCLRGDMCPLEHGVNRIIVEDVQSLSKFNLPVSLPGAHMLGPVTAQGSLPAIGPSSSLANKAFHNKSINPPVIDNGLGLTDTFGGGSVAGGADFYDPDQPLWSNDHPENSVALLDINRSKIDDAGMMLDADSSDQDQVALCDGFKLKRLNRDAGAASRSQSIQGVNRHGKQTNVDTIDPQMMDSTSEPQSSSGRNMRKPSQKALRTLFVSGIPQKDNKPEALLSHFQKFGEVIDIYIPMNGERAFVQFSKREEAEAALKAPDAVMGNRFIKLFWANRDRIMDNGASGSSNFPLAPRGGTPSTVPPHLLVPHKRKDNLQTVARKTAEHGTVAPLATSDLPKPVAQNGLKTTPPLKKKLETLELLKEEMRKKQEMLEQKRNEFRRKLDKLEKQAVGVKDEAAPDQAMNKPKGGGTVSNSGKVENSSPVEPSNTVLSPPSEATPDSSRSTENAEPNCSKSSSTVATQGAPFILNRYKLDNRPTAFKILPPLPSALANVDVLKEHFSTFGDPPSVELEDLEPQDCNNGSEVQNTSAKISFRSRCSAERAFLNGKSWQGQILQLMWVQSSNPAKDVGVGENVTPASKQPSDANGQSNAKNGVVGVPEGSVAGNHEPDNQGRREDE